From the genome of Medicago truncatula cultivar Jemalong A17 chromosome 2, MtrunA17r5.0-ANR, whole genome shotgun sequence:
GTGATGGTCATTACAACCTCTCAGTGAATAATTGTGCCTAAACATGTTTGATAATATCTAATCAGGTTATCTGCATTTTGTTCTAATTTGCTGCTCTTACACAATTAGCCATAAGTTTAATTTTGAATAACATGccaatttcaataatttttctaaaagcagCTATTGAGTAATCTTATTATGTAATCAGATACTGAATATCTTTATAAGTAACCTTATGAACACCTAATATTAGGAGTTGGGGTTTGGGATGAGAGGTAATTGGGAAGGAATTTCAGGGTGGCATAGGCCTTAGAGCAAAGATAGCTTGCTGCTCTGATGTTTTCTCTTTCTGTTTTTCTCACACCTGCCTCCATTTTCATCTCCTGTTTTTACCATTAACTGAAGAATGCTCCCAACTGATATCATTGTTAATGGTAATACCAATATGCCAGGCACACGAAATAGTGTGATGAGTATAGAGGGAAACCTTTAGAAGGGAGAGGGGAAGTTATAACAGAATGGGTAGGTGGCACTTTGTGATTGGGGGGTAAAAAAGAATGGCGAGGTGGTTATAATGAGGGGTGGTATGAAAGTGAAGTGGGAATACAGGGGCTGAATATGGGGGGTGATTTCCATCTCAAAGGGATCCTCTCATTGTTGAGAGTATCATCACTTTCTTCCTTTTGCAAAGAGATTCATCTCCATCCTTTGTTCATTTACTGTTTTCATCCTTTGGTATAGAGGATTCATCCTCTGAATTTGCTATCAATATCATTTCATCAGTTTCAGTTTATTATTGTGTTCGGATCTATTGAAATACATTTCATTTTCCTTGGTAAAATGATGTGGATAATGAGTTTTTGGAAACTGTATTTAATCCTTGTTTCGTACCTTAACATTGaccatttattatatttttccaaCAGTCTCAGATTGATCAAACTCACTTTTGTTTCAGTCTTATTAATCACATATTACTGGTGCTTAAGATGGATCACATCAAGTGTTTCTTTACTACTAGCAACTTAACATGCTATAAATGACATTGTTGAAAACCAGGAAACAAGACCTACTTTAGCACACCTTCATACCATTGCATAAGTTCCAAAATTAAGAATATTGTTACCAGAGACAATAGATCAGTGGGTACACTCACCTTTAAGTTTCCTGCTCGGTGGTCAATTGGGCAGCAGaagaaaaacatcaaaagaaagtCAGCTGTTTGCATTCAAAGGGGTAAGGGAGGTCTGTATATAACCAGCAAACAGAAAAATGATCACTTACCGTTTGAGAAACTGCAACAAAATAGGTGAGGATCACTTTCAGCCTCTCTACTAATCTTTTGACTGGGATATTCTGATTTTCCTCCCAACAAATCCCAAAACTGTTCAGATTCTGTACCTTCCCTTTGTGGTTTTGATTGTAAATTTGGCTGCAGAAATTTGGCAAGCATATGAAAACTAGATTAACGAAGAAAGCTGACTAAACAAATATAATGAATATATTTGAAAGAAATCTCTTCGAACATTTGAAAGTTTAAAAACTTGAAATCAGTTTCGTACACATCAATTTTGCATCCATGGATCGACTaacattattagtttttttttccttttcattttcatatcagTGTAATTCCCTGACTGAGTAATAGGGAATTACACTGAGACTAATCTTTTTTCATCTTTCCATATATTTAACCATTTTCAACATGAAAGCATATAAAACTTTGCCCAAGTCAAGCTGCTTGTCCAACACAATTATTTGACCTTCGAACAAAAGCTAACTATTTGGTGTTTGCTTAGACCCATTAAAAAATTTCACTATATCTTAAACAGACATCAGACCTTTATCAAATCCAGCATCCTCTCTATAAGTTCCTGGTCTTCTGCAGTTGTATTGCTTCCAGACCAAGTAAAGATAGCAGGTCCATTATGAAGTATATAGCAATAAGAGGAATTCAAGGAAGAAGCAACCTGGTTGACACgcattaaaagaaaatttcattACATAAACAAAGCCAGTAAATTCAAAAGGTGTGTTGCCCAATACGACATAAGTGGATGCACAAATGACCACACAACAAAGAGGAAATGGGGCATACCGGTTCAACTTGTATAGCTTGCATATTATCAGGTCCAGTGCCCTGGATGCGGAATAATGCAACGCTGTCCTCATTGTATGTCTCATCAGGAATTTCCTTTTCCGCAATGTAAGTCTTGTATCCATCACTAAGCCCTCCCTGATAAAAATGAATAGGAAAAAGTTATATCGCCAGTAATAGATGGGGTGTGAGCTTCCACAATATTAGGATCCCACTTACCTTAAAAACTATGAAGGTTTGTAGGATAGAATGGAATTGAATTGGTTCATTTCCTTCATATATACGAGCCTACAGTCAATTAAAAATGCATAATATCAGTGAAGAGATAAGTAATAAGCATAactaatattttaacaaaaagcCAAAAACACAATTTCCAGAAAAATTACCTGAGAAGCAAGAAACTTCATTGACTCAACCATTTTGCTAGCCAGTGAATTAGCTGAAGCTCTTTcttcctatttttaatttaaaacattgtgAGCAATACAGCCAATAAGTGCtccaaacacaaatatatagcAAAACTGAAATATATTCTGTGACAGCATTTAACACTTTCTGGGCGCAGAGAAGTTGCCAATGCCGAGTATAGGGCAATATATAAGGATACAATTGGCTAACGTCAAATCAATCCCTAGTTTTTACCCATTTTGGGAATTTTTGTAATAGGTCACAGTCAACACCAACTCCCCTAAAAATTTAAGCAGTTTACATCTCTAATAGTTCCTTTAGTTTAAAAACTATGGACCCCTAGTGTTTCAAAAACTGTTTTGATAGGATCCCTGAATTCCAGTATTCCTATGGCTATAGGTCCTTATGCTGACTCAGTCTGAATAGAAAGAAATGTAACGAATAttgaggcctaactcatccctacaaaaccggcttgtacggtgaggagtgcctcctctttataaaagATTCTCAAGAttcctatctatccgatgtgggactaaatcccaccCGAGAGTTGGCCgctaacacaccccctcacgcttcAGCCCGGTCCAATGGGCCTGAAGCGTGGAGATGCAGGAAGCCCagcgatgtgggactaaatcctatctatccaatgtgggactaaatcccaccCGAGAGTTGGCCGCTAAGtctaacacaccccctcacgcttcAGCCCGGTCCAATGGGCCTGAAGCGTGGAGATGAAGCCCAACGATGGACccgataggctctgataccatgtaacGAATATagaggcctaactcatccctacaaaaccggcttgtacggtgaggagtgcctcctctttataaactattCTCAAGAttcctatctatccgatgtgggactaaatcccaccCGAGAGTTGGCCGctaacaagaaaaaaaactaaactaaacaatAGGAACCAGTTATAGGTTTCAAACTATGGGAACCTATTTATGAATTCCCAACCAAAACTTACAAGGACTAAGGGATTGATAAACCACTAATATTTTTCACCCACAGGTGAACATTTTGCTTCCAGATTATTTCTCTATTTTGATATTCAAATCACATCTGACAAGAACTACAATTGAACTCAAAATCTTTCACCTCAACACTGTTCTTTCCTATCCACGTTCCAATGAGACAGTCGTCCTTATCTTCTCCAGGATACGAATATTGAAAGATGAAGCAATCTCcactataaaattttgattgatcAGAAGCTGGGAGAAGAATCTTTTCCTGACCGTTCACGCGCCAAACCTGTACAGTTAGAGAAAGACTTGTGTTAACTACAGAAATAACAGAGAAATGTTGAGATTGAACAACACCAAACCACAACTCCACCCAAATAGAGGATACCATTGAATACTAATTATCAAAATGAGTGCAAAGCGACTCAAAATAACAGGTAATATATCAACTGCAGCCATAGATGATTTGCAACTAGCAGAGTACCTGTAAATGTCCAGTGCAATCAATGTAAGGTTGAGGTTCTTCCTTTACTGCGTCAGCTTTCAACAGACCCTTGACATTTACTCCTTGACGTTTCAGGAGTGCTACAATGTGCACAAAGTCataaacaagagaaaaaattgagatGACATAATGACTATAGATAAAAATGTAAtgttaaaaaatcaattcagGACATGATAACAGCCATATTTATTGAACACTTGCCTGCTACCTTGCCACGTCCATCTTCAGATACAGTTACATCAGGGGTCTGAGGCCAAGAATCAAACTTGGACTTAAACAACACTGTTTCAAATCCTTCAATTACTCGAACTATTTGGGGTTTAAGTTGATCAATGCCACTGACTAACTCCTGTTATTTGGTCCACAGCAAATTAACAGTAATTAGAATATGAAgcataattaaaacaaataacaaaatgcTAAGGGATGCAAAAGGAAACGAGGTGTTACATCAGCAACTCCACTTGCACTTTTTCTTTCATCAAGGGAGGTGTTTCTTCCCATCCAGACGAATATTTCCAACCCACAATCCAGAATATAACATTTATTTGTGTCTAGAAACTCCCTTTTCAAAGAATCGGCCTCAACAGGTTCTGCCTGTCCCTTTTCAACACTGTAAAATCGATAATTTCATGATAACTAGAGCattacaaaatccaaaaattcatTACAACAAACGAATTTCATCAATgtattatcaaaataatttcacCAATAAAACTATAGGCTAAAAGGATAATGAATTTGTACCAgtttcacatttataaacacCATAAGTGTGACAGCTAGAGGGGAATAAAAATAATGGTAAGTTACACTGTTACAGTTTACACCCTTCAATTTGGACCTATAcagataaatattaaaaagaaaaaaaaatgcaaatgacCACCCAAACTCAAACTATGTAAAACCTCTTTAATCAAgcaaaccataaaaaaaattggaaatcaTGAAATGTGTGACTTGCACATAACATCAAACAGGACTTGTCATCAAATAATACCATATAAACTGTAAACTAGACTTTACCCTTTTAAccgttttcattttcatttaaacttattttttcagTTAATTATTGCATAATTGAGTGGAGAAGATCCGTAAAAGCATCAGTACAGTTAGTAAGATTTATCAAATAGAGGATAGTAAAATAGTTAGAGATAAAAGCACACAAAAGAAAACTATAAACCAGACTATTGAGAGATTTAGAGATAAATGATACATCTTTAGGTTTAACTTAAGACAGTGTTAAGATATTGTTTAATCCATGTAACCAACCCCACGTAATGGGAAAAGATTTGGTTTATATGGTAAACCATGTTCTAACAGTACCACCACCAGCATGTCACACTTCTGCTAACCTTATAACAGTTTAATTGGCGcggtgttttttatttgtatttaaactTCAAAGTGAGAAGCTGGGTGGGAGGGTGCCATTTTCACTTTTTCAAACCCCAAGATGTAATCCACACACAGCCCGAAATTAAAGGGTGAAAGAAGATCGCAAAAACTGtaaacatcaatatatttcATCCTAACATCATTTCACTAAAAGAATGGAATACATTGGTAGTGCAACcagaaacaaaaaacatgagAGGGAAGACTGAAACAACATTATACCTAAGCAGTTTTGTAGAGTGAGAATCAGCAGACTTATCATTATCACTGGCTGCTTTTCGTGGAAGAGGAGCAAATCCGCCAAAGAAACCCCAGAATTCCCCAGTTTCAGGATCAGCCATTAACTTTCCATCCTCTGCTTGGAAGTTCAAGAACATGTTTAATTCATAAAAACTGTAATCAactttcaaacttcaaaatatACATGTCGACTTACCAATAGCAGCTATCTCGCATTTCCCCTCATGGTAGGTATCCTTAATATACTGTACAACCTCCAAAGCTTTAGCTCTTTCTTGAATAGATGAATTGGAACCATTAAATTGGAAGATTTTTGACTcggtgtcaagaacaaaaatatCATCATGGTTTAGTGAAGATCGAGCAAAAGGAACCTATAACAAAAACAAGTGGCTACTCAGCAAGCAGAAAACAATGTTTCTCTATGTGAGTGCATGCCTGATCCAGTGTGATCAATGACATGTAATACTCAAACCTTAATGGCATACGAAAAAATTTAAACTTGCCTCTTTGACATGTACAACATGTTTCCCTCTGCATACAAACAACCGTGTCTTGTGTTTTTCAGCCTCGGCATGTTTAAAACCAGAAGCAACTCCACCTTCTTGAGGTATAATACAAGGTTTGAAATAAGAAAGGAACTTTTCAGTTTCATGGCCCTGTACTTCCCGATACTGAACAGCACGTCCTCCGAGAGCTGCATCCAGCTCAACTGTCTTGATGGCTGCAGCACCAGCTTCATCCTGTTTTAAAATTACAATCATTAAAACTAATGTCAAACAATAATAGCaaggaaaataaatttataaaatatcacCATATTAATACTTAATGATAATAAATTTACCTGACTGGTGTCTTTACCAATCCAGTAATGGATGTCATGACGCAGAGCACCACTTTTTGAGGCAGTTGTCTAcggaaaaagagaagaaaaaaaatccaaaatgatTATATTCATACTAGAAAAAACCATGCATCATGTATAGTATGCACAAGCAGCATAATAAAAGGAACAAACTATCCGGTTAGTAATTATGACCAAAATCAAAAGGAAACAAGAGAATAATGTGAATCTTGCCAAAAATACGCGCTGCTGATGAATATATGAGACTTGTATCAAAGACCACATAAACTATCGTTCTCGACAAGGAGAATCAGAGCTCGTGGGAAAGAAGCCAACAATGCTCTATAGATAAACTCATGGTCGCATATGATTTAAGAAAAACTAATGTAAATTGTAAATACATACATCATTCTTTTAACTTGAGGACACATTTTGTATCGAAACCGGTAAATGTATAGAAGTTCcaaaatgaatgtttttttttttttttgagagaaagttCCAAAATGAATGTTGTTGTCCTTAGAAAAAGGAACAGAactgagaagaagaaaacaaccTCCTTAAGCTAAACTCATGCTCATATATGATAAAGAGAggataatatattttgattttgtaaatACAGCTAACATCAATTTAAAGCAAGGACAAACTGAAAAATGTACAGAAGTTACATAATGAATGTTTGCCAAAGAAAAAATTAAGACAGAAATCAATTCCACGAGTCATTATATATCAATGTTGTGATTTTTGTCATGCTGGGaacatcaattttttcaaagttCAAAATCCATggaaaacaattataaaataagaagaaaaaaaataccaatttgAGGCTAGCATTGTATGGAACTATGTATGAATAATCACTTGAAAAATATGGTTTACCTTTAAGATCACGTAGGAATCCCCAGTGAAAAATTTGCCATAGGAGGATTTTGGGACAGGTACTGGATTAAAATTCTCAATACGCCATATTTCAAGTCCACTATTTATGGTTAAGGAGAATAATGCATAAGATCAAAGCATGAAATTAATTTACGCATTGAATTGAACCAATTGAGGGAGAAACTTAGAAAGAATCTGGTAAATATTGAAAATCTGATAAATATTAAACAGTACAACATGTTAATTAGATGCAGGATACGCCTTTTGTCCAGCTCCTTGGAAAGCTGGATCCAAATCTCTCATAGAAACTGCCATAATAATATTCTACTTTTCGATCCTTTACACCCTAGCTTATATGTAGCAAACAATATCCTGAAAGGGAACCATAAAGAATATAAGTTGATAAACGAAAAGTAGAATACTGAAGCTGCAAAAATAGAAGTTGATGAACGAAATGCAAATGCTTCCACCATCGGTTACAATCAACAAATTCTGGTTCtgatataaatttatataaaatggaGAAGATTATCAGATGGCGTAGATTATAAATAAGCTCAGCATCATTAATGAATCATTTGATATGATAAATTTTTCTGACAAAGGTAATGTAAAATACAAAATGAAGCAGAGAAAAGCAAGGCTATCATTgggatacaaaaaaaaaaaatgaattcatgaGATACAGTGAAGTTCACTGCTAACTAATCGAAAACCATCCCAGTGATGTTCAGCTATTCCTGAAcact
Proteins encoded in this window:
- the LOC11440584 gene encoding villin-4, whose protein sequence is MAVSMRDLDPAFQGAGQKAGLEIWRIENFNPVPVPKSSYGKFFTGDSYVILKTTASKSGALRHDIHYWIGKDTSQDEAGAAAIKTVELDAALGGRAVQYREVQGHETEKFLSYFKPCIIPQEGGVASGFKHAEAEKHKTRLFVCRGKHVVHVKEVPFARSSLNHDDIFVLDTESKIFQFNGSNSSIQERAKALEVVQYIKDTYHEGKCEIAAIEDGKLMADPETGEFWGFFGGFAPLPRKAASDNDKSADSHSTKLLSVEKGQAEPVEADSLKREFLDTNKCYILDCGLEIFVWMGRNTSLDERKSASGVADELVSGIDQLKPQIVRVIEGFETVLFKSKFDSWPQTPDVTVSEDGRGKVAALLKRQGVNVKGLLKADAVKEEPQPYIDCTGHLQVWRVNGQEKILLPASDQSKFYSGDCFIFQYSYPGEDKDDCLIGTWIGKNSVEEERASANSLASKMVESMKFLASQARIYEGNEPIQFHSILQTFIVFKGGLSDGYKTYIAEKEIPDETYNEDSVALFRIQGTGPDNMQAIQVEPVASSLNSSYCYILHNGPAIFTWSGSNTTAEDQELIERMLDLIKPNLQSKPQREGTESEQFWDLLGGKSEYPSQKISREAESDPHLFCCSFSNGNLKVTEIYNFSQDDLMTEDIFILDCYSDIFVWVGQEVDSKSRMQALTIGEKFLENDFLLEKLSRVATIYVVMEGSEPPFFTRFFNWESAKSAMLGNSFQRKLKIVKNGGTAPLDKPKRRTPTYGGRSSSVPDKSQQRSSRSMSVSPDRVRVRGRSPAFNALAATFESPGGRNLSTPPPVIRKLYPKSTTPDSAILASKSKAIAALTSSFEQPPSARETMIPRSVKVSPVTPKSNPEKNDKENSVSGRVESLTIEEDVKEGEAEDEEGLLIYPYERLKITSTDPVPDIDVTKRETYLSSAEFKEKFGMSKDAFYKLPKWKQNKLKMAIQLF